A part of Hydrogenobacter sp. T-8 genomic DNA contains:
- a CDS encoding NIL domain-containing protein, protein MNLIRLQLIYPEEKVKEPVLCMVCKNFDVVVNIRTAKVTKDTGILTVEMDGEAEEIEKAMKFIEDKGVMVQPIEGQIFTE, encoded by the coding sequence ATGAACTTGATAAGGCTTCAGCTCATATACCCAGAGGAAAAGGTGAAAGAGCCTGTTCTATGTATGGTCTGCAAAAACTTTGATGTGGTAGTAAACATAAGAACCGCAAAGGTTACAAAGGATACGGGCATACTTACCGTTGAAATGGATGGTGAAGCAGAGGAAATAGAAAAAGCTATGAAGTTTATAGAGGATAAAGGTGTTATGGTCCAACCTATAGAGGGTCAGATATTCACAGAATGA
- a CDS encoding EAL and HDOD domain-containing protein, whose translation MSFLIAKQPIFNKEGRRFAFEVFLRKRDNMYEYPKEVPYSRATYIVIEIILEQGIERVGEGKRVMINVSLDSLINKAIEALDPKKLIIEIIEPQVPVGEMVYRQILNAVDKYTERGVLFSISERNLENEKIAGLLDKISIISVDAKRLNQRILDLSKSKSKTLLISKIEDAEEYSRVSRVGDLFQGKYLEGPFILKEFQTAPYLKNTLLKLIAVAHSAQSPKEIANLIATDVGMTAKILRLVNSAYYSPIKEIRSVEQACAMIGLRNLRNFLLVLAMNDYVSVENPELWKKSLVRALIAQKIAEFIHPQYESEAYLIGLFSLIDEILGMDKIAFLKDVKIEQEIIDGYTGKNVHLRSILDYSIMLEEKFPELLNMQDPTKSDILVNLERLTGIDRQVLISIAKSSFDMADYILKV comes from the coding sequence ATGAGCTTTCTTATAGCAAAGCAACCCATATTTAACAAAGAGGGTAGGAGGTTTGCCTTTGAAGTTTTCCTTAGAAAAAGAGATAATATGTATGAGTATCCTAAAGAAGTTCCCTACAGCAGGGCAACATACATAGTAATAGAAATAATACTAGAACAAGGCATAGAGAGAGTAGGGGAAGGGAAGAGAGTGATGATAAATGTATCCCTTGACTCCCTTATAAACAAAGCCATTGAGGCCCTTGACCCTAAAAAATTGATAATAGAGATAATAGAACCTCAAGTGCCAGTGGGTGAGATGGTTTATAGACAGATACTAAATGCTGTTGATAAATACACGGAACGGGGTGTGCTGTTCAGTATAAGTGAAAGGAATTTGGAAAATGAAAAGATAGCTGGTCTTCTGGATAAGATAAGCATAATTTCCGTGGATGCAAAGAGACTCAATCAGAGGATCCTAGACCTCTCAAAGTCTAAGTCAAAAACCCTTTTAATCTCAAAGATAGAGGATGCGGAAGAGTATAGTAGAGTCAGTAGAGTGGGGGACCTCTTTCAAGGTAAATACTTAGAAGGTCCCTTTATACTAAAGGAATTCCAGACCGCACCCTACCTAAAGAATACCTTGCTCAAACTCATAGCGGTAGCCCACTCCGCCCAGAGTCCAAAAGAAATTGCGAACCTAATAGCCACAGATGTTGGCATGACTGCAAAGATTCTTAGGCTTGTAAATTCCGCTTACTATTCTCCTATAAAGGAGATAAGGAGCGTGGAGCAGGCTTGTGCCATGATAGGCTTGAGGAATTTAAGGAATTTTCTGCTTGTTCTCGCCATGAATGATTATGTATCTGTGGAAAACCCAGAATTATGGAAGAAATCACTCGTAAGAGCTCTAATAGCTCAAAAAATTGCAGAATTTATACATCCTCAATACGAATCTGAAGCCTACTTAATCGGTCTCTTTTCTCTTATAGATGAAATCCTCGGCATGGATAAGATAGCTTTCTTGAAGGATGTCAAGATAGAGCAGGAAATTATTGATGGTTATACTGGAAAGAATGTGCACCTTAGGAGTATACTGGATTACTCCATCATGTTGGAGGAAAAATTTCCAGAATTGTTGAACATGCAAGACCCAACCAAGAGTGATATCCTTGTGAACTTAGAAAGGCTAACAGGTATAGACCGTCAGGTTTTGATTTCCATAGCTAAGTCTTCCTTTGATATGGCTGACTATATCCTGAAGGTCTGA
- the glyA gene encoding serine hydroxymethyltransferase: MRHLRHTDPEIYEAIVKEYKRQFYHLELIASENFTSLAVMEAQGSVLTNKYAEGLPHKRYYGGCEFVDIAEDLAIKRVKELYGAEHANVQPHSGSQANMAVYMAVLKPGDTILGMDLAHGGHLTHGAKVNFSGKIYSVVYYGLNPETELIDYDQVYRLAKEHKPKLIVAGASAYPRVIDWEKFAHIAQEVGAYLMVDMAHYSGLIAGGVYPNPVPYAHFVTSTTHKTLRGPRGGFILCKAEFAKEIDKSVFPGIQGGPLMHVIAAKAVAFKEAMTEEFKEYAKQVVRNAQAMAEEFIRLGFKVVSNGTDSHIVLLDLRDKGITGKQAEEALGRANITVNKNAVPFDPLPPTKTSGIRIGTPAMTTRGMKEEEMRLIARLIAQVIQNIEDSHVIERVGREVIELCQQFPLYPELREVMDELSYSKATHI, translated from the coding sequence ATGAGACACCTTAGGCATACAGACCCAGAGATATACGAAGCCATAGTAAAGGAATACAAAAGGCAGTTCTACCACTTGGAGCTTATAGCCTCAGAAAACTTCACATCACTTGCGGTTATGGAAGCACAAGGCTCTGTGCTTACCAACAAGTATGCGGAGGGATTGCCACACAAGAGGTATTACGGTGGTTGTGAGTTTGTGGATATTGCGGAAGACCTTGCCATAAAGAGAGTAAAAGAACTCTATGGAGCGGAGCATGCCAACGTCCAGCCTCATTCTGGCTCTCAGGCAAACATGGCGGTATATATGGCGGTCCTAAAGCCGGGAGATACCATACTGGGTATGGACCTCGCTCACGGAGGACATCTTACTCACGGTGCAAAGGTAAACTTCTCTGGAAAGATATATAGCGTGGTCTACTATGGGCTAAACCCCGAGACAGAGCTTATAGACTACGACCAAGTCTATAGGTTGGCAAAAGAACACAAGCCAAAGCTTATAGTGGCAGGTGCGTCCGCATATCCAAGGGTCATAGACTGGGAAAAGTTTGCCCATATAGCCCAGGAGGTCGGTGCATACCTCATGGTGGACATGGCACACTACTCGGGGCTTATCGCTGGCGGTGTATACCCAAACCCCGTGCCATATGCACACTTCGTTACCTCCACAACCCACAAGACCCTAAGAGGTCCAAGAGGAGGCTTTATCCTCTGCAAGGCGGAGTTTGCCAAAGAGATAGACAAAAGCGTCTTTCCAGGGATACAGGGCGGACCCCTTATGCATGTAATCGCAGCCAAGGCGGTAGCCTTTAAGGAAGCAATGACAGAAGAGTTCAAAGAGTATGCAAAGCAGGTGGTCAGAAACGCTCAAGCTATGGCGGAAGAATTCATAAGGCTTGGCTTTAAGGTGGTCTCTAATGGAACAGACAGCCATATAGTGCTTCTTGACCTGAGAGACAAGGGCATAACTGGTAAACAGGCGGAGGAAGCTCTCGGCAGGGCAAACATAACGGTAAACAAGAACGCAGTTCCCTTTGATCCACTGCCCCCTACAAAGACAAGCGGTATAAGGATTGGAACGCCCGCCATGACCACCAGAGGCATGAAGGAAGAGGAAATGAGGCTGATCGCAAGACTTATAGCCCAAGTGATACAGAACATAGAGGACTCCCATGTGATTGAAAGAGTGGGCAGGGAGGTTATAGAGCTCTGTCAACAATTTCCCCTATATCCCGAACTGAGAGAGGTTATGGATGAGCTTTCTTATAGCAAAGCAACCCATATTTAA
- the guaA gene encoding glutamine-hydrolyzing GMP synthase gives MIKRPTLILNFGSQYVQLIARRVRELGVYSEIVPYHISHKEVRERNPYCLIFSGGPASVYEQDAPLPDPELYNLNIPILGICYGLQSIVHQLGGVVERSQKQEYGRAKLKVLKEDPLFEGLPKEFDVWMSHADKAVRLPEGFEALASSENSPYAVIRHRNKAIYGVQFHPEVAHTQYGKELLRNFLFKVAQAQRNWSMGNFVEEKIEEIKEEVKDAKVICALSGGVDSTVAALLTYRAIGNQLTCVFVNHGLLRKGEAEEVEGYFRRMELPFYRVDADGLFLERLRGVEDPEEKRRIVGHTFVEVFEREAQKSGAEFLLQGTLYPDVVESAGVPGAKVIKTHHNVGGLPERMRLRLLEPLRELFKDEVRQVGRLLGVPEELLMRHPFPGPGLAIRILGEVKGEDLEILREADHIFIEELKRWGLYNKVWQAFAVLLPVKSVGVMGDVRTYERVVGLRAVDSSDGMTADWSRLPYEFLDHVMRRIINEVEGINRVVYDVSSKPPATIEWE, from the coding sequence GTGATAAAGAGACCAACCCTTATCTTAAACTTCGGCTCTCAGTATGTTCAGCTTATTGCCAGAAGGGTAAGGGAGCTTGGTGTATACAGCGAAATCGTGCCTTATCACATAAGCCACAAGGAGGTAAGGGAGAGAAACCCCTACTGCCTTATATTCTCCGGCGGTCCCGCCTCTGTATACGAGCAGGACGCACCCCTTCCAGACCCAGAGCTATACAACCTTAACATTCCCATCCTGGGCATATGCTATGGGCTTCAGTCTATAGTGCATCAACTTGGCGGTGTGGTGGAAAGGTCTCAAAAACAAGAATACGGAAGAGCAAAGCTAAAAGTTCTAAAGGAAGACCCACTATTTGAAGGTTTACCAAAGGAATTTGACGTATGGATGAGCCATGCGGACAAGGCGGTAAGGCTTCCTGAGGGCTTTGAAGCTCTCGCAAGCTCAGAAAACTCTCCCTATGCGGTCATAAGACATAGAAACAAAGCCATATATGGTGTGCAGTTTCACCCAGAGGTGGCCCATACCCAATATGGGAAGGAGCTTCTGAGAAACTTCCTCTTTAAGGTTGCTCAAGCCCAGCGAAACTGGAGCATGGGTAATTTTGTTGAGGAAAAGATAGAGGAAATAAAGGAGGAGGTCAAAGATGCAAAGGTCATATGCGCTCTGTCTGGAGGTGTGGACTCAACGGTGGCGGCGCTTCTTACATATAGGGCGATAGGAAACCAGCTCACCTGCGTGTTTGTGAACCACGGGCTTTTGAGAAAGGGAGAGGCGGAAGAGGTGGAGGGCTATTTTAGGAGAATGGAGCTACCCTTTTACAGGGTAGATGCGGATGGGTTGTTTTTGGAAAGGCTGAGGGGTGTAGAAGACCCAGAGGAGAAAAGGAGAATAGTGGGGCATACCTTTGTGGAGGTTTTTGAAAGAGAGGCACAGAAATCTGGAGCGGAGTTTCTCCTTCAGGGAACCTTATATCCAGATGTGGTGGAGAGCGCCGGCGTCCCCGGTGCCAAAGTCATAAAGACCCATCACAATGTGGGAGGTCTTCCAGAAAGGATGAGACTGAGGCTTCTTGAGCCCCTCAGGGAACTCTTTAAAGACGAGGTGCGTCAGGTGGGAAGACTTTTGGGAGTGCCAGAGGAGCTTCTCATGCGACATCCCTTCCCCGGCCCGGGTCTTGCCATAAGGATATTGGGTGAGGTAAAAGGGGAGGACCTGGAAATACTAAGGGAAGCAGACCACATCTTCATAGAAGAGTTAAAGAGGTGGGGTCTTTACAATAAGGTTTGGCAGGCTTTTGCGGTACTTTTGCCGGTAAAAAGTGTGGGTGTTATGGGTGATGTGAGGACATACGAAAGGGTAGTGGGGCTCAGGGCTGTGGACAGCTCTGACGGAATGACTGCAGATTGGTCAAGACTTCCCTATGAGTTCCTTGACCATGTGATGAGAAGGATAATAAACGAGGTAGAGGGGATAAACAGGGTAGTCTACGACGTATCCTCAAAACCACCAGCGACCATAGAATGGGAGTAA
- a CDS encoding class I SAM-dependent methyltransferase → MVEKIIAKINEGFSEGLCVELPDGVCIGKGQHRIRVLKKSVLGEVLKDPEMGFCEAYMRGDITIEGDLEKVLMACMEYVESEGKKEPKAIFASLLRSILKGIGLIKRLEGKEVRRHYDLGNEFYQLWLDKSMTYSCAFFSDQNMSLEEAQSEKRKIIYEKLQLKEGDRLIDIGCGWGSIILETALNYGVYSVGITLAKNQYEYVKEKIKSLGLEGRAEVYLMHYEDLPKIGRKFNKVVSVGMFEHVGKGRHRKFFEVVREIMEDGGLFLLHTIGKVHTSSQSRWIRKYIFPGGYLPSIEEVIGASKGLGFNLIDIDNWRLHYYLTLKEWKKRFLTVKDWVVKRYGEEFYKMWELYLTASAVSFYLGSNHLFQFLFSKGVLNTYPVMRRCLGQPLFAS, encoded by the coding sequence ATGGTAGAAAAAATCATAGCAAAGATAAACGAGGGATTTAGTGAAGGCTTATGTGTGGAGCTACCTGATGGGGTTTGCATAGGAAAAGGACAGCATAGGATAAGGGTCTTAAAGAAGAGCGTCTTAGGGGAAGTTTTGAAAGACCCTGAGATGGGTTTCTGCGAAGCCTACATGAGGGGTGACATAACTATTGAGGGTGATTTAGAGAAGGTCTTGATGGCATGCATGGAGTATGTGGAATCTGAGGGCAAGAAGGAACCTAAGGCTATCTTTGCTTCTCTCCTCAGAAGTATTTTGAAGGGCATAGGGCTTATAAAAAGGCTTGAAGGTAAGGAGGTAAGAAGGCACTACGACCTGGGTAACGAATTTTATCAGCTTTGGCTTGATAAGTCAATGACTTATTCCTGTGCCTTCTTTTCAGACCAAAACATGAGCCTTGAGGAAGCACAAAGCGAAAAGAGAAAGATAATATACGAAAAACTCCAGCTAAAAGAGGGAGACAGGCTCATAGACATTGGCTGTGGATGGGGTTCTATAATTCTTGAAACCGCCCTAAACTATGGAGTCTATTCCGTAGGCATAACTTTGGCAAAAAATCAATATGAATATGTAAAAGAGAAGATAAAAAGCCTTGGTCTGGAGGGAAGGGCTGAGGTGTATCTTATGCACTACGAAGACTTGCCAAAGATCGGTAGAAAGTTCAATAAAGTAGTGTCAGTAGGTATGTTTGAGCATGTAGGAAAGGGAAGGCATAGGAAGTTTTTTGAAGTGGTCCGTGAAATAATGGAAGATGGCGGACTTTTCCTGCTCCATACCATAGGAAAGGTTCACACCTCAAGCCAGAGCAGGTGGATAAGAAAATACATATTTCCAGGTGGCTACCTGCCCTCCATAGAAGAGGTGATCGGAGCTTCCAAAGGGCTTGGTTTCAACCTTATAGACATAGACAACTGGAGGCTTCACTATTATCTAACTCTGAAGGAATGGAAGAAGAGGTTTTTGACTGTTAAGGACTGGGTTGTTAAGCGGTATGGGGAGGAGTTCTATAAGATGTGGGAGCTTTATCTTACCGCTTCTGCGGTTTCCTTCTACTTAGGTAGCAATCATCTTTTCCAGTTTCTCTTCTCAAAGGGTGTGCTAAACACCTACCCAGTTATGAGAAGATGCTTAGGTCAACCGCTTTTTGCCTCGTAA
- a CDS encoding ABC transporter ATP-binding protein has product MKKVVSVENLSLELNGRPILKDVSFEVYEGEVFTILGGSGSGKTTITKCLVGLLRATSGKVEVFGKDVSSLTQMELDDVRKGIGYVFQGAALFDSLTVWENVVFYHLEHGKHKREELRATALKYLSMVGLSGEELDLYPSELSGGMKKRVGIARAIATEPQLIIYDEPTSGLDPITSRLIDELILNLREKTGSTAIVVSHDLVSAFSISDRIMIIKEGQVVQTGTKEEILNSHIPFVREFIKKGLGELYEAKSG; this is encoded by the coding sequence ATGAAGAAGGTAGTCTCGGTAGAAAACCTGAGCCTTGAGCTGAATGGAAGACCCATCCTCAAAGATGTGAGCTTTGAGGTGTATGAGGGCGAAGTCTTTACCATACTGGGTGGGAGCGGTAGCGGTAAGACCACAATAACCAAGTGTCTTGTGGGTCTCTTGAGGGCAACGAGCGGTAAAGTGGAGGTCTTTGGCAAAGATGTTTCATCCCTTACCCAGATGGAGCTGGATGATGTAAGAAAGGGCATAGGCTATGTCTTTCAGGGAGCGGCCCTTTTTGATAGCCTCACCGTCTGGGAAAACGTGGTCTTTTATCACTTAGAACATGGAAAGCACAAGAGAGAAGAGCTTAGGGCTACCGCCCTCAAGTATCTAAGCATGGTGGGCTTATCGGGAGAAGAGCTTGACCTCTATCCTTCCGAGCTATCGGGCGGTATGAAGAAGAGGGTGGGAATAGCAAGGGCTATAGCCACAGAGCCACAGCTTATCATATACGACGAGCCAACCTCAGGGCTTGACCCTATCACCAGCAGGCTCATTGACGAACTTATCCTTAACCTCCGAGAAAAGACAGGTTCTACCGCTATAGTGGTATCTCACGACCTTGTGTCCGCCTTCTCCATATCAGACAGGATAATGATAATAAAAGAAGGTCAAGTGGTTCAAACAGGCACAAAAGAAGAAATCCTGAACTCTCACATACCCTTTGTAAGGGAGTTTATAAAAAAGGGTCTAGGTGAGCTTTACGAGGCAAAAAGCGGTTGA
- a CDS encoding pyridoxamine 5'-phosphate oxidase family protein: MLPKELMDLMRNLGVFPVVLATSDKEGNIHLTFITWVYPIDERTIRVALSSNAKSSKNMQQTGQACLMLIAQDKALACYGTASLLQDRIEEVKFPVSVFEIRINSVENNLFPGGTITGTIPFMHTGDLQKAGELDQLVLDALKI; the protein is encoded by the coding sequence ATGCTTCCAAAGGAGCTTATGGACCTTATGCGTAATCTGGGCGTTTTCCCTGTGGTGCTTGCCACTTCTGACAAAGAGGGTAATATACACCTTACCTTTATCACATGGGTATACCCTATTGACGAGAGAACCATAAGGGTTGCCCTCAGCTCCAACGCCAAAAGCTCTAAAAACATGCAACAGACTGGGCAGGCATGCCTTATGCTCATAGCTCAGGACAAAGCCCTTGCCTGCTATGGCACCGCAAGCCTCCTTCAGGACAGAATAGAGGAAGTCAAGTTTCCCGTCTCCGTGTTTGAGATAAGGATAAACAGCGTGGAGAACAACCTCTTCCCGGGTGGCACAATAACTGGCACCATACCCTTTATGCACACTGGAGACCTCCAAAAGGCTGGAGAGCTTGATCAATTGGTGCTTGATGCCTTAAAGATTTGA
- a CDS encoding CDP-alcohol phosphatidyltransferase family protein — translation MSYIVRELKPTFEKLTEPFLVFLERIGATPNMITFMGLVFVLFGSLALYSGYLLLSFVLLLLGALSDALDGSLARRLGKNSDLGAFLDSLLDRLSDALPFIAIALSSEDKLLSLFALMAMLFSFTVSYSRARAEGLGYELKVGTFERPERWFILLAGIALDLVFPAVVLIAVGSLITTLQRVYIFRKLTRR, via the coding sequence ATGAGCTATATTGTAAGAGAGCTAAAGCCTACCTTTGAGAAGTTAACAGAGCCCTTCCTTGTGTTCTTGGAGAGGATTGGTGCTACTCCAAACATGATAACCTTTATGGGGCTTGTTTTTGTGCTTTTTGGCTCCTTAGCTCTGTACTCTGGGTATCTGCTCTTGAGCTTTGTGCTTCTCCTCTTGGGAGCTCTGTCTGATGCACTGGATGGAAGTCTTGCGAGAAGGCTTGGCAAAAACTCAGACCTTGGAGCCTTTCTTGACTCTTTGTTAGACAGGCTCTCTGATGCTCTCCCCTTCATAGCCATAGCCCTGTCTTCTGAAGACAAACTTCTGTCCCTCTTTGCCCTCATGGCAATGCTTTTTTCCTTTACAGTTAGCTACTCCAGAGCAAGGGCGGAGGGGCTTGGCTATGAGCTAAAGGTGGGCACCTTTGAAAGACCCGAAAGGTGGTTTATCCTTCTGGCGGGCATAGCCCTTGACCTTGTCTTTCCTGCGGTTGTCCTCATAGCGGTGGGGTCTTTGATTACTACCCTGCAGAGGGTTTATATTTTTAGAAAACTAACCAGGAGGTGA
- a CDS encoding O-antigen ligase family protein: protein MLIVLFALGLLSISLFEALVVLILFYLLYKGFKGFRCRGSLLLPLTLHALVVLVSTTLFHTSQIGKAIERGVFLLSYCYGGLLRVDEGSLYRFNLFLVLSGLALLPLVFYRYSQTGQPAMFWGGWFEVGAFYSIFAVASLSLLFYSKRVYYLLPFLLFVGVVFFTMRRSAMLGLAFALLVFALLVGQKVSKKAFWGILLTLFVGFAVSTAILAQKDIRYKTMYEMVLGRRPINDETLNHISSYRWEIAKAGVQVVKKDIQERNWLALAIGHGINSGYYLEPKSPVGGVYESVFLLSELIEKGLLGLFAVLWVYYAYFKFLLGFRIRESMDYLLMPLLLALGSHLVGTVFTFFWDAMLPLYLVLFMVVERFRSYKL, encoded by the coding sequence ATGCTTATAGTCCTCTTTGCTTTGGGCTTGCTTTCCATAAGCCTCTTTGAGGCTTTGGTGGTCCTTATTCTTTTCTACCTTCTGTACAAGGGTTTTAAGGGTTTTCGGTGTAGGGGAAGTCTGCTTTTGCCTCTCACTTTGCATGCCCTTGTGGTTTTGGTCTCTACTACTCTTTTTCATACCTCTCAGATAGGCAAGGCTATAGAAAGGGGCGTGTTTTTACTCTCTTACTGCTATGGTGGACTGCTTAGGGTGGACGAAGGAAGTCTATATAGGTTTAATCTCTTTTTGGTGCTTTCTGGTCTGGCTCTTTTACCCTTGGTGTTTTACAGATACAGCCAAACAGGTCAACCTGCCATGTTTTGGGGTGGGTGGTTTGAGGTAGGAGCCTTTTACAGCATCTTTGCGGTCGCAAGCCTTTCTCTGCTCTTTTATTCAAAAAGGGTCTACTACCTTTTGCCCTTTCTACTTTTTGTGGGCGTGGTCTTTTTTACCATGAGAAGGTCTGCCATGCTGGGGCTTGCCTTTGCCCTTTTGGTTTTTGCCCTCCTTGTGGGACAGAAGGTTTCCAAAAAAGCCTTTTGGGGTATTTTGCTTACCCTTTTTGTTGGCTTTGCGGTAAGCACTGCCATTCTTGCACAAAAGGATATAAGGTATAAGACCATGTATGAAATGGTGCTGGGACGAAGACCTATAAATGACGAGACGCTAAACCACATATCCAGCTACCGTTGGGAGATAGCAAAAGCAGGCGTGCAGGTAGTAAAAAAAGACATACAGGAAAGAAACTGGCTTGCCCTTGCCATAGGTCATGGCATAAATTCTGGCTACTACCTTGAGCCAAAGAGCCCTGTGGGTGGGGTCTACGAGTCGGTATTCTTGCTTTCAGAGCTTATTGAGAAGGGTCTTTTGGGGCTTTTTGCAGTCCTTTGGGTTTATTATGCATACTTTAAGTTTTTGTTGGGCTTTAGGATAAGGGAGAGCATGGACTACCTTCTTATGCCCCTTTTACTTGCTCTTGGCTCTCACCTTGTGGGGACGGTCTTTACCTTTTTCTGGGATGCTATGCTACCCTTATATCTTGTGCTTTTTATGGTGGTAGAAAGGTTTAGGTCTTACAAACTGTGA
- a CDS encoding restriction endonuclease subunit S, with amino-acid sequence MGFEFYEERDFKDTELGPLPVDWKVVRLGEVAEMKSKKP; translated from the coding sequence ATGGGTTTTGAGTTTTACGAGGAGAGGGATTTCAAAGATACAGAGCTGGGTCCTTTGCCTGTTGATTGGAAGGTGGTGAGATTGGGGGAGGTGGCGGAGATGAAGAGCAAAAAGCCATAG
- a CDS encoding dihydroorotate dehydrogenase, protein MLDLSVELFGVRFKNPVWVASGTFGYGLEAMEIYDISRLGAVVTKGISLKPREGNAPERIAETPCGMLNSIGLQNPGVEGFLKKIYPNLEKIDTHFIANVFGETEEEYVEVCLALEDAKKVVAYELNVSCPNVKKGGMLFGHDPVVLSRLVERVKAKVKKPVLVKLSPNTGDIKGFAKVCVDAGADGLVLINTLLGMKIDTKSQRPELSTLMGGLSGPAILPIAVRMVWEVFSELGHSVPIIGVGGIYDTDSALQHILAGAVCIQVGTANFFDPYAPLKVIEGVEDYMRERSIERFTDLVGRAHRLVVRA, encoded by the coding sequence ATGCTTGACCTTTCTGTGGAGCTTTTTGGCGTAAGGTTTAAAAACCCTGTTTGGGTAGCATCGGGAACTTTTGGCTATGGGCTTGAGGCTATGGAGATATATGACATATCAAGGCTTGGTGCGGTGGTTACAAAGGGTATATCTCTAAAGCCTCGCGAAGGCAACGCACCAGAACGGATTGCGGAAACCCCCTGCGGGATGTTAAACTCCATAGGACTTCAAAACCCGGGAGTGGAAGGCTTTTTGAAAAAGATATACCCAAACCTTGAGAAGATAGACACCCACTTTATAGCCAATGTTTTTGGAGAAACAGAAGAAGAGTATGTGGAGGTATGCCTTGCACTTGAAGATGCCAAGAAGGTGGTAGCCTATGAGCTCAACGTGTCTTGTCCTAATGTGAAAAAGGGAGGTATGCTCTTTGGACATGACCCTGTGGTGCTCTCAAGGCTTGTGGAAAGGGTAAAAGCCAAGGTAAAAAAGCCAGTGCTTGTAAAACTCTCACCCAATACGGGAGATATAAAGGGCTTTGCCAAGGTTTGTGTAGATGCGGGTGCGGATGGGCTCGTTCTCATAAACACCCTTCTTGGTATGAAAATAGACACAAAAAGCCAAAGACCTGAACTTTCTACACTTATGGGAGGTCTCTCTGGTCCTGCCATACTTCCCATAGCGGTAAGAATGGTCTGGGAGGTTTTTTCAGAGCTTGGACACTCTGTCCCTATAATAGGCGTTGGTGGCATATACGACACGGATTCCGCTTTACAACATATCCTTGCAGGTGCGGTATGCATTCAAGTGGGAACCGCTAACTTCTTTGACCCCTATGCACCCCTTAAGGTCATAGAAGGCGTAGAAGACTACATGAGAGAGAGGTCTATAGAAAGGTTTACCGACCTTGTGGGTAGGGCTCACCGCCTTGTGGTGCGCGCTTGA
- a CDS encoding complex I NDUFA9 subunit family protein, with translation MKVLITGATGFVGRHIVRELLKKGYTVGCSVRDVAKLERLFGDKVYPYRVDLADKPSLRKVFEEFQPDYLVHLVGILVESKRHGQTFMKVHYLYSKNLYEVSREYGRLKRVVHMSSLGTHKDAPSMYHRTKFMAEEELKRSGLSYTIMRPSLILGPEQKLFYDLWSITKFLRLFALPGGGGYLFQPVDVRDVACAFVKALILEESEGKTYELCGNRRVSFRELLEDIFDYWKRKVLLLPVPKSLMYVGGLVVERVLQPPPFSSDQMLMMWRDNICGLDPEVEKEGVEKLCGREPISYEESLRWSLEEFRRKINA, from the coding sequence ATGAAGGTTCTCATAACTGGTGCCACAGGCTTTGTAGGAAGACATATAGTAAGAGAGCTTCTAAAAAAGGGTTATACCGTAGGCTGTAGTGTTAGGGATGTGGCTAAGTTAGAGAGGCTTTTTGGCGATAAGGTATATCCTTACAGGGTGGACCTTGCGGACAAGCCATCTCTCAGGAAGGTCTTTGAGGAATTTCAGCCAGACTACTTGGTGCATCTGGTAGGTATACTTGTAGAAAGCAAAAGACATGGACAGACCTTTATGAAGGTGCATTATCTGTATTCAAAGAACCTATACGAGGTCTCAAGGGAGTATGGAAGGCTCAAAAGGGTAGTTCATATGAGTTCTCTCGGTACCCACAAGGATGCCCCCTCCATGTATCATCGCACCAAGTTTATGGCGGAAGAGGAGCTAAAAAGGTCGGGGCTAAGCTATACCATAATGAGACCCTCTCTCATACTCGGTCCTGAGCAAAAGCTCTTTTATGACCTATGGAGCATTACCAAGTTTTTGAGGCTTTTTGCCCTGCCCGGTGGCGGTGGCTATCTCTTTCAGCCTGTGGATGTTAGAGATGTTGCCTGTGCCTTTGTGAAGGCTCTTATCTTAGAAGAGAGCGAGGGTAAAACCTACGAGCTGTGCGGAAACAGGAGGGTGAGCTTTAGGGAGCTTTTGGAGGACATTTTTGACTACTGGAAAAGGAAGGTCTTGCTCCTACCTGTGCCAAAAAGCCTTATGTATGTAGGTGGTTTGGTGGTAGAAAGGGTCCTTCAGCCACCACCCTTTAGCTCAGACCAGATGCTTATGATGTGGAGGGATAATATATGTGGTCTTGACCCTGAGGTGGAAAAGGAAGGTGTAGAAAAGCTCTGTGGAAGAGAGCCAATTTCTTACGAAGAATCTCTAAGGTGGAGTTTGGAAGAGTTTAGGAGGAAGATAAATGCTTGA